From a single Cupriavidus taiwanensis LMG 19424 genomic region:
- a CDS encoding crotonase/enoyl-CoA hydratase family protein yields the protein MSDTLLKEIRGNVMVLTINRPEARNAMDFETATAIAAALDELDARDDLSLAVLTGAGGTFCSGMDLKGFLAGKRPSIPGRGFGGVTEQPPRKVLIAAVEGYALAGGFELVLACDLVVASRAAKFGLPEVKRGLAAAAGGLIRLPRRVPYHVAMEYALTGDMLPAERAYDLGLVNRLTDAGGALDAALQLAEAVGANGPLAIAASKQVVAQSGDWTREEMFIKQKPLIDPVFTSADAREGAAAFAEKRKPVWTGK from the coding sequence ATGAGCGATACCCTGCTGAAGGAAATCCGCGGCAACGTGATGGTGCTGACCATCAACCGTCCCGAGGCCCGCAATGCGATGGACTTCGAGACCGCCACGGCGATTGCCGCCGCGCTGGATGAACTCGATGCGCGCGATGACCTGAGCCTGGCGGTGCTGACCGGTGCCGGCGGCACCTTCTGCTCCGGCATGGACCTGAAGGGCTTCCTGGCCGGCAAGCGCCCCAGCATTCCCGGCCGCGGCTTCGGCGGCGTGACCGAGCAGCCGCCGCGCAAAGTGCTGATTGCCGCGGTCGAGGGCTATGCGCTCGCCGGCGGCTTCGAGCTGGTGCTGGCGTGCGACCTGGTGGTGGCTTCGCGCGCGGCGAAGTTCGGCCTGCCCGAGGTCAAGCGCGGCCTGGCCGCCGCGGCCGGCGGGCTGATCCGCCTGCCGCGCCGCGTGCCGTACCACGTGGCGATGGAATATGCGCTGACCGGCGACATGCTGCCGGCCGAGCGTGCCTACGACCTCGGCCTGGTCAACCGCCTGACCGATGCCGGCGGCGCGCTCGACGCCGCGCTGCAGCTGGCCGAAGCGGTCGGCGCCAACGGGCCGCTGGCGATTGCCGCCAGCAAGCAGGTGGTGGCGCAGTCCGGCGACTGGACCCGCGAGGAAATGTTCATCAAGCAGAAGCCGCTGATCGACCCGGTCTTCACTTCCGCCGACGCGCGCGAGGGCGCCGCCGCCTTCGCCGAGAAGCGCAAGCCGGTGTGGACGGGCAAGTGA
- a CDS encoding Bug family tripartite tricarboxylate transporter substrate binding protein: MTPKLPASLFPSLTHRSAALVLATAAALPGMVPAAAHAAAWPERPITIIVPGAPGGTTDIPTRLVAQKLSAILGQPVVVDNKPGSGGIIGTQAFMRAAPDGYTLLVGNTGSHAINYSAYKQLSYQPQDFLPLTDLISFANVLVVGAQAPVRSVAELVAQLKHSPGKYSYASAGIGQTTHLTAELFRLRTGTEVIHVPYKGSTPATTSVLAGETTFMFDNLTQALPQIRAGKLRALAVTSPERLPALPDVPTMAQAGVKDFVVMGWLGFFAPAKTPPAVAAALQEALGKAMRDPEVVARFRDMGGVAGGEPQPKFAALVRGEIQRWGETIRASKVSLD, translated from the coding sequence ATGACACCCAAGCTGCCCGCATCGCTGTTCCCGTCGCTGACCCATCGCAGCGCAGCACTGGTGCTGGCCACTGCCGCGGCGCTGCCCGGCATGGTCCCCGCGGCCGCGCATGCCGCCGCCTGGCCCGAGCGGCCCATCACCATCATCGTGCCCGGCGCGCCCGGCGGCACCACCGATATCCCGACGCGGCTGGTGGCGCAGAAGCTGTCGGCCATCCTGGGCCAGCCGGTGGTGGTCGACAACAAGCCCGGCAGCGGCGGCATCATCGGCACGCAGGCCTTCATGCGCGCGGCACCGGACGGCTACACGCTGCTGGTCGGCAATACCGGCTCGCATGCGATCAACTACAGCGCCTACAAGCAGCTGTCCTACCAGCCGCAGGATTTCCTGCCGCTGACCGACCTGATCTCGTTCGCCAACGTGCTGGTGGTCGGCGCGCAGGCGCCGGTGCGCAGCGTGGCCGAGCTGGTGGCGCAGCTCAAGCATTCGCCGGGCAAGTACTCCTATGCATCGGCCGGCATCGGCCAGACCACCCACCTGACCGCCGAACTGTTCCGCCTGCGCACCGGCACCGAGGTCATCCACGTGCCGTACAAGGGCTCGACGCCGGCCACCACCTCCGTGCTGGCGGGCGAAACCACCTTCATGTTCGACAACCTGACCCAGGCGCTGCCGCAGATCCGCGCCGGCAAGCTGCGCGCGCTGGCCGTGACCAGCCCCGAGCGCCTGCCCGCGCTGCCCGACGTGCCCACCATGGCGCAAGCCGGCGTGAAGGACTTCGTGGTGATGGGCTGGCTGGGCTTCTTCGCCCCGGCCAAAACCCCGCCGGCGGTGGCGGCGGCGCTGCAGGAAGCGCTGGGCAAGGCCATGCGCGATCCCGAGGTGGTGGCGCGCTTCCGCGACATGGGCGGCGTTGCCGGCGGCGAGCCGCAGCCGAAGTTCGCCGCGCTGGTGCGCGGCGAGATACAGCGCTGGGGCGAAACCATCCGGGCGTCGAAGGTCAGCCTGGACTGA
- a CDS encoding ShlB/FhaC/HecB family hemolysin secretion/activation protein, with amino-acid sequence MGQCPNSYIFSAIPVAACLLLAGTALAQGSPNTEDALRRSRQEQNQQLQRERNIEQADDRARQVQSPNVSLDGRTAEQEAQSTQLPLEAPCFAIEHVQLSVPEALSAGIRAQGASALPMDTFHFAQVYLDQYAGICIGRDGLNMIVRRLAAQILGRGYTTTRVAVPEQDLSSGTLRLSLIPGVIRQIRFADDSLRGMWQSAFPSRPGDLLNIRDLEQGLEQIKRVPSQDVEMQIVPGEMPGESDVVISVKRVKAWRVVASLDDSGSKGTGRLQGNLSLGIDNPLGLNDLFNVGVGHDANVNQGGRGTRGANAAYSVPWGNWTLGAAGSSYNYFQRIAGVNQAFESSGNSRTAEFKAQYLFQRDQFQKNSLQFRLGHRWSHAFIEDTEILNQQRSTTFAEVGWLHRRYFGASQLDLSLAYRFGVPWFDGQTEIRTVEPDFPSQRSKFLYRIVTLDANLVVPFSVPGGADGSRLPLRYITTFHGQYTGQALFASEFISIGNRWTVRGFDGDVTLAAERGAYWRNDLEIPLGSTGQTLYLGLDAGTVGGRSASYLAGRTLVGTAIGVRGSPVKGLYYDAFLGWGLVKPANFPTRSPAGGFSVSYQY; translated from the coding sequence ATGGGTCAATGTCCTAACTCGTACATTTTCAGCGCCATACCGGTCGCCGCCTGCTTGCTGTTGGCTGGGACAGCTCTCGCGCAGGGTTCGCCAAATACTGAGGACGCGCTGCGCCGCTCCCGGCAGGAGCAAAACCAGCAATTGCAGCGAGAGCGCAATATCGAGCAGGCCGATGACCGCGCTCGCCAGGTGCAGTCACCCAATGTCTCGCTGGACGGCAGAACTGCGGAGCAGGAAGCCCAATCGACTCAGCTTCCACTCGAAGCTCCATGCTTTGCCATTGAGCACGTGCAGCTGTCAGTACCAGAGGCGCTGTCTGCCGGAATTCGCGCCCAAGGCGCGAGCGCATTGCCGATGGACACATTCCACTTCGCACAGGTCTACCTGGACCAGTACGCAGGCATATGCATCGGTCGCGACGGCCTGAACATGATTGTTCGCCGTCTGGCCGCGCAAATCCTTGGACGAGGCTACACCACCACCCGCGTGGCCGTGCCGGAGCAAGACCTTTCGTCCGGCACGTTGCGACTGTCGCTGATTCCTGGCGTCATCCGTCAGATCCGCTTTGCCGACGACTCGCTTCGTGGGATGTGGCAGAGCGCATTTCCATCCCGCCCCGGCGATCTGCTCAATATCCGGGACCTCGAACAGGGGCTGGAGCAGATAAAGCGTGTCCCCAGCCAGGATGTCGAGATGCAGATCGTCCCCGGCGAGATGCCTGGCGAATCCGATGTCGTCATTTCGGTGAAGCGGGTCAAGGCCTGGAGGGTGGTGGCTTCGCTTGACGACAGCGGCAGCAAAGGTACGGGACGCCTGCAGGGCAACCTGTCGCTGGGCATCGACAACCCGCTGGGCCTGAACGATCTCTTCAACGTTGGCGTCGGCCACGACGCCAATGTCAATCAGGGCGGACGTGGCACACGTGGCGCCAATGCCGCGTACTCCGTGCCTTGGGGAAATTGGACGCTCGGCGCCGCCGGTAGCAGCTACAACTACTTCCAGCGCATAGCCGGCGTGAATCAGGCGTTCGAGTCCAGCGGCAACTCGAGAACCGCCGAGTTCAAGGCACAGTACCTGTTCCAACGCGACCAGTTCCAAAAAAACTCCTTGCAGTTTCGCCTGGGCCACCGTTGGAGCCACGCGTTCATTGAGGACACCGAAATCCTCAACCAGCAGCGCAGCACGACTTTTGCGGAAGTCGGCTGGCTACATCGCCGATACTTCGGCGCATCGCAACTTGATCTCTCACTGGCTTACCGCTTCGGTGTGCCATGGTTCGATGGCCAGACGGAGATCCGCACGGTCGAACCTGACTTCCCCAGCCAGCGTAGCAAGTTTCTCTATCGCATCGTCACGCTCGACGCCAACCTGGTGGTGCCCTTCTCGGTGCCAGGCGGCGCCGATGGCAGCCGGTTGCCGTTGCGCTATATCACTACATTCCACGGCCAATACACCGGGCAGGCACTATTCGCAAGCGAATTCATCTCTATCGGCAATCGTTGGACCGTGCGCGGCTTCGATGGCGACGTGACGCTCGCCGCCGAGCGCGGTGCCTACTGGCGTAACGATCTGGAAATTCCCCTCGGATCGACCGGACAGACTCTTTACCTTGGACTCGACGCTGGCACCGTTGGTGGGCGCAGCGCCAGCTACCTGGCAGGCCGCACTCTGGTAGGCACGGCGATCGGCGTACGTGGCAGCCCCGTGAAGGGACTGTACTACGACGCATTTCTCGGTTGGGGGCTGGTGAAACCCGCCAATTTTCCCACGC